Part of the Sphingomonas sp. Leaf357 genome, TGGACGTGCTGATCGGCATCGTGCCCGTGGCCGGCGACGTGATCGCCGCGGCGATGGGCTCCTGGTTGGTGTGGGAAGCGCGCAACCTCGGCATGTCGAAGCTGCAGATGGCGCGCATGTTCGGCAATGTCGGCACCGATTTCCTGCTCGGGCTGATCCCGATCATCGGTGTCGTGCCCGACTTCTTCTTCCGATCGAACACGCGCAACCTGCGCATCATCAAGAAGCATCTCGACAAGCATCACCCGTCCACCGTCACGGTGGACGGCTGAAGGTTACCGCCGCCCGCGCCAGATCTTGAGGTCCGCGCCCGCCGGCAGGCCGCCGGAATTGGGCCGGCAGCGTTCGTAATTATAGGCCTTGTCGAGGCACAACCAGATCTCGTCCAGCCAGCCCTGCTTCGTCGCGGTCACGCGGATCGACGTGACCGGTAGCCCCGGATTGGCCTTCGCGAACGCGGCCGAAAAATCGCCGACCGTCAGAGGCGCGCGCGACAGGCCGTCCATGTCCGGATAGCGCAACGCCGCGAACAGTCGGGTCGAGCTGCGGAAATAGGCGG contains:
- a CDS encoding DUF4112 domain-containing protein, producing the protein MANTTRIDDDPIRRMSGMLPLGTDAAAVRQRVVAMEHLLEGLFTIPGTNRKVGLDVLIGIVPVAGDVIAAAMGSWLVWEARNLGMSKLQMARMFGNVGTDFLLGLIPIIGVVPDFFFRSNTRNLRIIKKHLDKHHPSTVTVDG